Below is a window of Camelus bactrianus isolate YW-2024 breed Bactrian camel chromosome 7, ASM4877302v1, whole genome shotgun sequence DNA.
TATCATCTGAAAATGCTCAGTGTTTATGAAGAATATACAAGCTAATTAACATGGcaagaaaaatcaaaatgcatATAATAAGAACAGCGAATACTCCGATGTTAGAAATAATCCAGTTTTTGACCCAGAGGAGTGccttgaacacacagtttctctggGCCCCTTTCAGATCCAGATCTTGCTTTTGCTTTACAACCTGTGACTGCACCTTGTCCAGGTAGAGCCTGTGGCCTTCTCCACGTGCATCATCCCCCCCTTGCTGGAGAATCTGTGCATCAAAGAAGAGGTCGTTGGTGTAGAAGGCACCATCgagctccctctccagcctctcgATCACGGCCATCAGCTCCAgcagctgctccctctgctcctccccagtGGCCCGGTTGTTGAAGGCACAGTACCTCCTCCCACACTCCCGGACCAGGCTCTTCAGCTGGAGGTTGTCTGTGTTTGCTACATAGTCATCCAAGGATTCGCCCACCAAGTCCTCCTTGTGGGTGAAGAGGATGACCGTGTGTCTCATGACTCCTGCGCCAAAGACCTCCTTCACCTTGGTCACGGCCACCGTGTCCTGCTCAGTGAAGCGCCCCAGCTGGGTCACCAGCAGCAGCACGTGGGGCCCGGGGGCCGAGAGCAGGTAGCAGTCCCCGATGTGCTCGTACGTCTCCTGGTCCTGGGCCTTTGCCTCAAAGATGGAGGGCGTGTCCACCACCAGGATGTTCCTCCCGTTCCACGTGCCCGTTGCCTTCTGGCACGTCCTGGTCAGTGTCTGGGCACCCAGCCTGGACTTAAATACTTGTTGGCAGAGGATGCTGTTCCCTGTGGCACTTTTCCCGCTGCCTGTTCTGCCCACGAGGATGATCCTCAAAGAGAACACTTTTGATAACCACTTATTTTCTACTCCGCCtataaaaaaattgtgtgtgtttgttactAAGTTAGCGATTCTTAAGATTTTTAGGTCATGGATCCCTAATGGTATCTCATGAAAGCTATGGGCCTCTGTCCCCCCAAAATAgtgatatttaaatatacatgtgatgcaggagggtatagctcagtgatggagtgcatgcttagcatgcatgaggtcctgggttcaatccccaggactgccattaaaataagtaagtaaataaatagatctaCTTATctctcccccaaaacaaacaaacaaaatttttaattgaatacaCACAAAAGTTTGCAGACAACTTTAGGTGACTCTTGAATGGTAGGAAGCCCACAAATTGGGGGCCTGAGCTTGGACCCACAGTGAAGTAACAGCTGCTTCACTAAGAAGGATGCTCCAAGCACTTCATCTAGATCAGGACAAATACAGCTCTTGTGAAAGAAAAGTGATCCCTGTGCTTTTCCAGGAAGGGTGCTTAGGCCAGTATCTTGCTAGGTAAATGTGAGATTAGAAAGAGGTGGATGATGTGAAGTCACAGAGGAGACCATCTTGTCGTCTCTTTTTCACCCACAAATTCCCAGGTACACTTGAGACTGCTCATCACACTCATCTAAACCTTGAGGATAAAGGAAGTCAGATGTCAGAGCTGCAGTGACCTCTATGCAAGGACCAGCCAAATGCCCCTGGGTTTCCACTCTTCGGGTAGGGAGTTGGAGGTTTGAAAGTGAGACCACAGAATGGTTGCAGTTAATGTCAAGGAGCAAGTGTGACAGATGACCATGGATGAGTGTCTAAAGAGATAATAAGACCATTAGAAATACATGTGTTGGAAAGATCATCTATTTGGCTGATAGAATTACAGGAAGTTACAACGAAAGTGGTGTTGGAGGGGGTGATACTGAACCAAGAGCTAAAATCTTCAAGGGATGAAGAGAATGAGAATCCAAGGATATCTAAGGTTCTTAGAAGCTCAAATGAATTAAGTGCATTTTAGGCTCCTAAACTctcttattttattccttttactcTGTGTTGGGTCTTCCTTTCCTTAAGTAttccagtttttgtttgtttgtttgttttgttttagcaaaCATGATTACTAAATCTCTATGGGGAACTTTACCTCTTTTCAGCTAAGAGGAAATATATCGTTTTCACAATTCGGTTCCAAATCCCCTAACCTCTAACTCGAAGTTACGTTTCCTCATTTCCCACACATCATGCACAGGGGAGAGCATCACACTCTGGGGTGGCTGGAGTGTGATGATGATCGGAGGATAAAGAACAGACCATAGCTGCCTTTTTCTTCTGCTGTTTAAAATTAGTAGGTTTCTTCTCTGTCACCATGTTCGAGGTGAGGGGTAgatggagagaaaatatttactcttctcTGGTGTCTAGAGCTCTTGAGAATTTGGAGGCTTTCTTACCTTCAGCCATAGTTCCGTATGTGCTTCTCTGAAGCCCTTCCATTCTCTTCTGgaacacaaagaaggaaaagaataaaaaccaagTGTCCATATGGGAGGTGGTAAGGCCTGAGAACACCTCCAATTCAGACACCCAAGAATAGTTATCCTGAGATGAGCCATTTCTATTGCTAATTTCTATCTCCTATTTTACTCTCAAACATTTGTACATAAATTTAGGCAAACCAGGTGATGCTAGGTTATGTTAACACAATGAAATGTTGCTTTTTTCTCATCAACCAGGAaagcaagaaatattttaaaacaaatcagtTGATTATTGAAGGCAACATAAATGTCTACTGaagttattatttatatattatatgttaatatataataaataatacatacagtggaatactactcagccataataaataaagtaatgccatctgcagcaacatggatggacctggagactgttaTACTAAGTgatataagtcagacagagaaagaaaactaccatatatcacttatatgtggaatctaaaaaaatgacatgaatgaacttatttacaaaacaaaaatagactcacagacatagaaaacaaacttatggttaccaggaggaaagggaagggagtgaAGGGATAAGTtggaagttcaggatttgcagacactaactactatatataaaatagataaacaataaggtcctactatatagcacagggaactatattcaatatcttgcaatagcctataataaaaaatatgaaaagaaatgtatatatatatacacacatatacacatatatctgtgtataactgaatcactatgctgtacaccagaaattaacacaacttttttttcattgaagtctagtcagttcgcaatgttgtgtcaatttctggtgtacagcataatagttcagtcatacctatacatacatatatatttgttttcacattctttttcattatcagttactacaagatattgagtatagttccctgggctatacagtagaaacttgttgtttatctgttttatacatagtagttagtatctgcaaatcttgaaattcccactttatcccttcccacctctttccccctctggtaaccataagtttgttttctatgtctgtgagcctgtttctgttctgtaaacagaagttcatttgcctttttttcagattccatatataagtgatatcacatagtatttttccttctctttctggcttatttcatttagtatgatgatctccaggtctattcatgttgctgcaaatggcattattttattattttttgtggttgagtagtattccattctataaatataccacaacttctttatccagtcatctgttgatggacatttagattatttcatgtcttggctattgtgaatagtgcttaacacaactttgtaaactgactatacttcaataaaaaaaaagaaaaatgaaggaaaaaaactcaAATCGGTTGATTATCTCCCTTCAACTtgaaaaagcatgaaagaaagaaagcattctTCTATGGAATGAGaagtgggacttttttttttttttttattcaaagtaGGCAAACTTGCTAAAATGGAGAATAAAATTGCCTGGATGTAAATGACATTGGTTTGTTTGAAATACTGGGCATTTTCTGAAACCCTTTGTATCAGATAGACAGTCCAGTGGCAAAGAGGAGAGTACAATGTACCGTCCACTGGGAGTGTGGAATTGGGAATCAAGGGCTCCTGTGGGGACTGACACGAGAGGAAGCAGCAACAGAGGGCCAAGCATGGCCACCTTCTTTCCTCTGCCCTGAGCAGCTGGTGGAGAGAAGGTGGTGCTgtgaatgaggggaaaaaaatcacctttcaGGACAAGTTCAAGATAAATTCATTTCCTGATCGGTTTTTAATCAAATGGCTTTCCTCCAATTATCCTCCAATTTCCTCCAATAATAAACAATGATGGGTCTCCCTAtaatcatcattattttaaaataccaccAGATATAACCAGAAATTGGCAAAACCATGGGGATAAATGTTTCATTCAGATGAGGCATAATATTATATCATTCTTGGTATTTTAGAAAAGGCCAGCATGCAATGTGCAACACTGCTTAAGATGAACTCTgagactgtattttatttattcagttttaaaGATTATGCAGTTATGAAACAAACTTTGTAAGTGGAGAAATACACAGAGTAATGAAACAAATATCCATCATTTGCAATGAACAAATGTAAGTGTTTTGGCATTTTTACTGCTGATATCCTGTTTGATTGAAAAAGTTTAAACATTACACATATAGgagttccatttatttattttttgactccCTCAGTCTTAttgtccctccctcttccctacaGAGACAGCCAAAATCTGAGGTTTTATGTATCACTGTCATTTGTGTATTTACACTTCTACCTACACATGTGTCTGTAGATAGTAATATTTTATCCAACTCTTTTTTAACAGACATTTGGTGTTCCAAATATGGAACTTGCTACTACAAACAATGCTGGGGAGGAATTCCCATACACATCTTGTGCACATGTACAACAATTTAGCTGGGACATATAATTTCCACCTAACTAGATATTGCTAAATATGACTCCAAGATGTGCTAATCCACACCAGCCATGTGTGAGAATTCCCCAAATTGTCACTTTATACTTGGTGATATtacattttcaacttttttgtcACCCTTATGGGCATAATTTAggatgtcttagctgttgtaaactTGCATTTTACTGATTACCATTGAATTCAAAATGATTTTCATGATTTGCTATTCAGGTTGATTCTGTTATTTCTacctttttcacatttttctattCATTCAGTAGGAATGAGTGGAAATGGTCCTCATTAGGGAAAACCATCCCTTTTCACATCATCAGAATATATTAAGacaacttctttctttccttttcttttccttccgaAAAATATGTTGGAATCAATATATTGCTGTGGTTGAGATGATGATGACAGTGGTGACAATGTCAATGATGAATTTCACCATGATAAGAATCCTCTGTGCAGCCATTTATAATTTTCAAGTTTCTTTCATGCCCATTATTTTCATTGTTCTAAATCCCCTATGATGCAATTAAGATAGGTAttaaattttctattaaaatattagGAAACTGAGCATTAACTGacctgctcaagatcacacaattACCACAGAGCTAAGACTGAATGAAAATGGATCATTTTGCCTGTGTATTCTCCTAGATTCCACAGGGGGGAAGTATTCCAAAGAAGATAATAAGCCTCTTGGAACACCACATCCAATGTTGTCATCCATGGTCTGGACATAAACTGATGCAAACAGGCTGGAAGCCTGCCCCCAAACCAACGCCATCCATTGTATTGCAAAATCTTGAGTgcatatttttccaaaaaaaaaaaaaaaaaaaaaaaagctttttcaaAGGTAAAATGGCAGGGGCAGGAGTTGCTCTGAACTGAAgtatttcagtttaaaacaaCCTGGTGTTTTTATGACTTGATTATCAGTGTGATCCAAATGGAGTTATGTGGCTGTCCCAAAAGCCAATCAAATTCAGGTTACATTGGCAGAGGTGTGGCACAGTGGTACTCTGAACTATCTTCCAAGTGGGTCAGGCTCCTGGGGGAGACATGTTCCACTGAGGAATAGATTTTTTTGGCAGATATTAACAGAGTGTCTGGAGACAAGTCAGAAAGGATATTGATGGAGATGTTAAAATGAGTCACGGACAAAATATTAAAAGGGCTGAACAAAGCGTAGGAAAAGACTGGAAGCATGGTAACCTTGAAGGAACGTGATATGTACCAATCTCATAGTAGACACAAAAGGGAGCATAAAGAACAGAGGTAGATCTCTTCTCCACAAGGAAAATCCTACTAAACTTCCCCTGAATGGGACCAGGAGTCATGAGAGAGTGGCAGGCAGTATGTGAGCAGAGATTGTAACTGTACGTGACAGGAACAGGAGGATGTAGCTTAGGAAAGAGGTCGAAGTAAATGAACATAATggatattctgatttttaaattatatgatttTATCATGATTACACCTTATTTTATCAAACCATGAGAAAGCAGGCTCTCTCATGCTGTTTTAGGAAAGATGATAATTTTTTGTTGCCTTGTTCATAAATACCTCTTTCACTTACCTGCCCCAGTCCC
It encodes the following:
- the LOC105075075 gene encoding GTPase IMAP family member 5-like — protein: MEGLQRSTYGTMAEGGVENKWLSKVFSLRIILVGRTGSGKSATGNSILCQQVFKSRLGAQTLTRTCQKATGTWNGRNILVVDTPSIFEAKAQDQETYEHIGDCYLLSAPGPHVLLLVTQLGRFTEQDTVAVTKVKEVFGAGVMRHTVILFTHKEDLVGESLDDYVANTDNLQLKSLVRECGRRYCAFNNRATGEEQREQLLELMAVIERLERELDGAFYTNDLFFDAQILQQGGDDARGEGHRLYLDKVQSQVVKQKQDLDLKGAQRNCVFKALLWVKNWIISNIGVFAVLIICILIFLAMLISLYILHKH